The following coding sequences lie in one Sphingobium sp. KCTC 72723 genomic window:
- a CDS encoding CinA family protein, whose product MPDSILPPILVDLAERVIIANRRAGRTVAVAESCTGGLVSAALTEIAGSSDVFEAGFITYSNDMKAQLLKVSQDVLDTFGAVSIATAWAMAQGALKQSHAHVAVAITGIAGPGGGSEQKPVGTVVFARAERGAGADKVVADMRHFENNGRGGVRLQAALCALELLLPDSPGA is encoded by the coding sequence ATGCCAGACAGCATCCTCCCCCCCATCCTCGTCGACCTTGCCGAACGAGTCATCATCGCCAATCGCCGTGCGGGTCGCACCGTGGCGGTGGCGGAAAGCTGCACCGGCGGACTGGTGTCGGCCGCGCTCACGGAAATCGCCGGATCATCGGACGTGTTCGAAGCCGGTTTCATCACCTATTCCAACGATATGAAGGCACAGCTTCTCAAAGTATCTCAGGATGTGCTGGACACGTTCGGAGCCGTATCGATTGCCACGGCATGGGCCATGGCGCAGGGCGCGCTCAAGCAAAGCCATGCTCATGTCGCCGTCGCCATCACCGGCATTGCGGGTCCGGGCGGCGGGTCGGAACAAAAGCCGGTCGGCACAGTCGTATTCGCCCGCGCCGAACGGGGCGCAGGCGCGGACAAGGTCGTTGCCGACATGCGGCATTTTGAAAATAATGGCCGTGGCGGCGTGCGGCTTCAGGCCGCGTTATGCGCGCTCGAACTGTTGCTGCCCGACTCGCCCGGCGCGTAA
- a CDS encoding type II toxin-antitoxin system RatA family toxin, with translation MPKHSETRDLPYTPTQMFDLVSNVEAYPEFLPWISAIRVRSDDDSEMVADMIVGFKGIKESFTSRVHKHRPDHVRVDYLDGPLKHLHNEWRFRDDGKGGVLVDFEVEFEFKNRLFEMLAGQMFDKALRKMIGAFETRAAQLYAPGESGSNSSSAHNAA, from the coding sequence ATGCCCAAGCATAGCGAAACCCGCGACCTGCCCTACACCCCGACCCAGATGTTCGATCTGGTGTCCAATGTAGAGGCCTATCCCGAATTTCTCCCCTGGATCAGCGCCATTCGTGTGCGGTCGGATGACGACAGTGAAATGGTCGCCGACATGATCGTGGGGTTCAAGGGGATCAAGGAAAGCTTCACGTCGCGCGTCCACAAGCATCGCCCGGATCATGTCCGGGTCGACTATCTCGACGGGCCGTTAAAGCATCTGCACAATGAATGGCGCTTCCGCGACGATGGGAAGGGCGGGGTGCTGGTCGATTTCGAGGTGGAGTTCGAATTCAAGAACCGGCTGTTCGAAATGCTGGCCGGACAGATGTTCGACAAGGCGCTGCGCAAGATGATCGGCGCGTTCGAAACCCGCGCGGCGCAGCTTTACGCGCCGGGCGAGTCGGGCAGCAACAGTTCGAGCGCGCATAACGCGGCCTGA
- the lipA gene encoding lipoyl synthase, whose protein sequence is MCRTNSALARVARHRYLGRMNDITPIAVPGQPEAKPERARKPDWIRVKAPTSPAYHETRKLMREKGLNTVCEEAACPNIGECWTKKHATVMILGDVCTRACAFCNVKTGMPRKVDVNEPQNLADAAAEMGLEHIVITSVDRDDLPDGGASQFVKVIEALRRTTPHTTIEILTPDFRNKHERAVEMIVAARPDVYNHNLETVPRLYPTIRPGARYYASLRLLESVKRLDPSIFTKSGIMLGLGEERLEVHQVMDDMRSADIDFLTMGQYLQPTPKHTKVIDFVTPAAFNAYAGIARAKGFLQVASSPLTRSSYHAGEDFAQMRAAREAKLARTAAKA, encoded by the coding sequence ATGTGCCGCACAAACTCTGCACTGGCAAGAGTGGCCCGGCATCGCTATCTGGGGCGCATGAACGACATTACGCCCATTGCCGTCCCCGGCCAGCCCGAAGCCAAGCCGGAACGTGCGCGCAAGCCCGACTGGATCCGCGTCAAGGCACCGACCAGCCCCGCCTATCATGAGACGCGCAAGCTGATGCGGGAAAAGGGGCTGAATACGGTCTGCGAGGAAGCGGCCTGCCCGAATATTGGCGAATGTTGGACCAAGAAGCACGCCACGGTGATGATTTTGGGCGATGTCTGCACCCGCGCCTGCGCCTTTTGCAACGTCAAGACGGGGATGCCGCGCAAGGTCGATGTCAACGAACCGCAGAATCTAGCCGATGCGGCGGCGGAAATGGGCCTTGAACATATCGTCATCACCTCGGTCGACCGCGATGACCTGCCCGATGGCGGCGCGTCGCAATTCGTCAAGGTGATCGAAGCGCTGCGCCGCACGACGCCCCATACGACGATCGAAATCCTGACGCCGGACTTCCGCAACAAGCATGAGCGCGCGGTCGAGATGATCGTCGCGGCCCGGCCCGACGTGTATAATCATAATCTGGAAACGGTGCCGCGCCTTTACCCGACGATCCGCCCCGGTGCGCGCTATTATGCGTCGCTGCGGTTGCTGGAATCAGTCAAGCGGCTGGACCCGTCCATCTTCACCAAATCCGGCATCATGCTGGGGCTGGGCGAGGAACGGCTGGAAGTGCATCAGGTGATGGACGACATGCGGTCGGCCGATATCGATTTTCTGACGATGGGCCAATATCTGCAACCCACGCCCAAACATACCAAGGTGATCGATTTCGTCACTCCGGCGGCGTTCAACGCCTATGCCGGGATCGCGCGGGCCAAGGGCTTTCTGCAAGTCGCGTCATCGCCGCTGACCCGCTCCAGCTATCATGCGGGTGAGGATTTCGCGCAGATGCGCGCGGCGCGAGAGGCCAAGCTGGCCAGGACTGCGGCAAAGGCCTGA
- a CDS encoding carbonic anhydrase codes for MTDFTDMLTGYHRFRETGWAQQRGRWDELAEGQSPRVMVIACSDSRVDPTQIFDTSPGEIFVVRNVAALVPPFETAPGHHGVSAALEFAVQVLKVGEIVVMGHGKCGGCKAALSHDLKDAPPGEGGFIHNWIQLLDGARDTVIAAHGDDRSRDVERAMEQEAVKVSLANLRTFPCVRSKERKGELKLVGAFFAISDGQLHVMDEQSGVFSPA; via the coding sequence ATGACAGATTTTACCGACATGCTGACAGGCTATCACCGCTTCCGCGAAACCGGCTGGGCGCAACAGCGCGGGCGATGGGACGAACTGGCCGAAGGGCAAAGCCCGCGCGTCATGGTCATTGCCTGTTCCGACAGCCGTGTCGACCCGACCCAAATCTTCGACACCAGCCCCGGCGAGATTTTCGTCGTGCGCAATGTCGCGGCGCTGGTGCCGCCGTTCGAAACTGCGCCGGGCCATCATGGCGTTTCGGCCGCGCTGGAATTTGCCGTTCAGGTGCTGAAAGTCGGCGAGATCGTCGTCATGGGTCATGGAAAATGCGGGGGTTGCAAGGCAGCGCTCAGTCATGACCTGAAAGATGCGCCGCCGGGCGAAGGCGGCTTCATCCATAACTGGATCCAGTTGCTCGACGGTGCGCGCGACACGGTGATCGCCGCGCATGGTGACGACCGCAGCCGCGATGTCGAACGCGCGATGGAGCAGGAAGCGGTCAAGGTCAGCCTCGCCAATCTGCGCACCTTCCCCTGTGTCCGGTCCAAGGAACGTAAGGGCGAATTGAAGCTGGTCGGCGCTTTCTTCGCGATTTCCGACGGGCAATTGCACGTCATGGACGAACAAAGCGGCGTATTTTCGCCCGCCTGA
- a CDS encoding NYN domain-containing protein — protein sequence MASTRDGSGNIALLIDADNASAAHFDPVMTVLAELGTVNIRRAYGNWSKATLKTWAALSVAQAIEPQQQFDLTKGKNATDMKMTIDAMDLMASGRVDGFGLMSSDSDFTPLVTRIRQQGIPVYGFGSANTPEGFRRACSRFINVAALKAADMPVATKAPAKTAPAASTAPAKAAAPQAVKPAAPQPAPTPAAPTPAKAVDPEVVRLLIDAYDEAKRDERGFVALGPVGQRVGNRSSFDVRNYGYKRLSDLVAAIPNFISEVREGGQTWIKRVK from the coding sequence ATGGCGTCCACACGCGATGGCAGCGGCAATATCGCCCTGCTGATAGACGCCGACAATGCGTCCGCTGCCCATTTCGATCCGGTCATGACCGTGCTGGCGGAGCTTGGCACGGTCAATATCCGCCGCGCCTATGGCAATTGGAGCAAGGCGACGCTCAAGACCTGGGCGGCCCTGTCCGTCGCGCAAGCGATCGAACCGCAGCAGCAGTTCGACCTGACCAAGGGCAAGAACGCCACCGACATGAAGATGACGATCGATGCCATGGACCTGATGGCCAGCGGCCGCGTCGATGGATTCGGCCTGATGTCGAGCGACAGCGATTTCACCCCGCTGGTCACCCGTATCCGCCAGCAGGGCATCCCCGTCTATGGCTTCGGATCGGCCAACACACCCGAAGGCTTCCGCCGCGCCTGCAGCCGTTTCATCAACGTAGCGGCGCTGAAAGCCGCCGACATGCCCGTGGCGACCAAGGCACCGGCAAAAACCGCGCCCGCCGCCAGCACCGCCCCGGCCAAAGCGGCAGCGCCACAGGCCGTCAAGCCTGCCGCGCCCCAACCCGCGCCCACTCCTGCCGCGCCAACCCCAGCCAAGGCCGTCGATCCCGAAGTCGTCCGCCTGCTGATCGACGCCTATGACGAAGCCAAGCGCGATGAGCGCGGTTTCGTGGCGCTGGGTCCGGTGGGGCAGCGCGTGGGCAACCGCTCCAGCTTCGACGTGCGCAACTATGGTTATAAACGCCTGTCGGATCTGGTCGCGGCCATCCCAAACTTCATCAGCGAAGTGCGCGAAGGCGGCCAGACCTGGATCAAACGGGTCAAGTGA
- the ettA gene encoding energy-dependent translational throttle protein EttA has product MSAASQYAYVMKSMTKTFPGAAKPVLSNINLQFYRGSKIGIVGPNGAGKSTLIKIMAGIDTDFSGEAWPGENITVGYLPQEPQLDPNKSVLENVKDGARDIADKMDRFNEISNIMGDPPEDVDFDALMEEMGTLQEQIDAVDGWSLDSQLELAMEALRCPPSDWSVESLSGGEKRRIALTRLLIQKPDILLLDEPTNHLDAESVTWLENHLKEYAGAVLMITHDRYFLDNVVGWILELDRGKYFPYEGNYSTYLEKKSKRLEQEDREATGRQKAINDELEWIRQGTKGRQTKSKARIKKFEELVAGQNNRSPGKAQIVIQVPERLGGKVIEFKNISKAFGDKLLFEDLSFLLPPGGIVGVIGPNGAGKSTLFKLITGQETADSGEIDIGSTVRLGFVDQSRDHLDGSKNVWEEVSDGLDYVKVNGHDMSTRAYVGAFNFKGQDQQKNVGKLSGGERNRVHIAKMLKKGGNVLLLDEPTNDLDVETLGALEEAIENFAGCAVVISHDRFFLDRLATHILAFEGNSHVEWFEGNFEAYEEDKRRRLGDAADRPTALSYKKLTR; this is encoded by the coding sequence ATGTCCGCCGCCTCGCAATATGCCTATGTCATGAAAAGCATGACAAAGACCTTCCCCGGCGCGGCCAAGCCGGTGTTGAGCAACATCAACCTGCAATTTTATCGCGGGTCCAAGATCGGCATCGTTGGTCCCAACGGTGCGGGTAAATCGACCCTGATCAAGATCATGGCCGGAATCGACACCGATTTTTCCGGTGAAGCATGGCCGGGCGAGAATATCACGGTCGGCTATCTGCCGCAGGAACCCCAGCTTGACCCCAACAAGAGCGTGTTGGAAAACGTCAAGGACGGCGCGCGCGATATTGCGGACAAGATGGACCGCTTCAACGAAATCAGCAACATCATGGGCGACCCGCCAGAGGACGTCGATTTCGACGCGCTGATGGAAGAAATGGGGACGTTGCAGGAGCAGATCGACGCGGTCGATGGCTGGTCGCTCGACAGCCAGCTGGAACTGGCGATGGAAGCGCTGCGCTGCCCGCCGTCGGACTGGTCGGTCGAAAGCCTGTCGGGCGGTGAAAAGCGCCGTATCGCGCTGACCCGCCTGCTGATCCAGAAGCCGGACATATTGCTGCTCGACGAACCGACCAACCATCTGGATGCCGAAAGCGTCACCTGGCTGGAAAATCATCTGAAGGAATATGCGGGCGCGGTGCTGATGATCACCCATGACCGCTATTTCCTCGACAATGTCGTGGGCTGGATCCTGGAACTCGATCGGGGGAAATATTTCCCCTATGAAGGCAATTACTCCACCTATCTGGAGAAGAAGTCCAAGCGTCTGGAACAGGAAGATCGGGAGGCCACGGGCCGCCAGAAGGCGATCAACGACGAGCTGGAATGGATCCGTCAGGGGACCAAGGGTCGCCAGACCAAGTCCAAGGCGCGCATCAAGAAGTTCGAGGAACTGGTCGCGGGTCAGAACAACCGTTCGCCCGGCAAGGCGCAGATCGTCATTCAGGTGCCAGAGCGTCTGGGCGGCAAGGTGATCGAGTTCAAGAACATCAGCAAAGCGTTTGGCGACAAGCTGTTGTTCGAGGATCTGTCCTTCCTGCTGCCGCCCGGTGGCATCGTCGGCGTGATTGGGCCGAACGGGGCGGGTAAATCCACGCTGTTCAAGCTGATTACGGGTCAGGAGACGGCCGATTCGGGCGAGATCGACATTGGTTCGACGGTGCGTCTGGGCTTTGTCGATCAGAGCCGCGACCATCTCGACGGGTCGAAGAATGTCTGGGAAGAAGTGTCCGACGGCCTCGATTATGTGAAGGTCAACGGCCATGACATGTCCACGCGGGCCTATGTCGGCGCCTTCAATTTCAAGGGGCAGGACCAGCAGAAGAATGTCGGCAAGCTGTCGGGCGGTGAACGCAATCGCGTCCACATCGCCAAGATGCTGAAAAAGGGCGGCAATGTACTGCTGCTCGATGAACCGACCAACGATCTGGACGTCGAAACGCTGGGCGCGCTGGAAGAAGCGATCGAAAACTTCGCGGGTTGCGCCGTGGTCATCAGCCATGATCGCTTCTTCCTCGATCGACTGGCCACCCATATATTGGCATTCGAAGGCAACAGCCATGTCGAATGGTTCGAAGGCAATTTCGAAGCCTATGAAGAAGATAAGCGCCGCCGCCTGGGCGATGCGGCCGATCGGCCTACCGCGCTGTCGTACAAGAAGCTGACGCGGTGA
- a CDS encoding M28 family peptidase — protein sequence MQKIRSGPLAALLLGSIFTPTFAMAAPADSMAIRDAALADMVAWDFTEGLTTEVGPRPAGTQQEARARDWAVAKLKALGFSNVHAEPYTMPVWVRGRDEAKILSPYPQNLVLAALGNSGSTSDKGLEGEVVYFPTIADLEAAPAASVKGKIAFVSHGMEATQDGSSYGYFGAARRQGPSIASKKGAIAILIRSIGTDHHRVPHTGVQMWAPGVTPIPAAALSVPDAEQLVRMIGRGQPVKLHLTLTSKMLKDQPSGNVFAEIPGSDPAAGIVVAACHLDSWDQGTGAIDDATGCGIAAASALQVAKSGTPRRTIRVLMAGAEEVGGDGARAYFKAHGAEKHALAIESDFGADRVWRVDFKLPQGHEALAKQIAAGLAPLGVGASGQEAGGGADIAPLVKAGVPVIDLQQDGTRYFDLHHTPDDTLDKVDPVQLRQNVAAWAVTLNLVANASETLGIN from the coding sequence ATGCAGAAAATCCGATCAGGCCCGCTTGCCGCCCTCCTCCTTGGCAGCATTTTCACCCCCACATTTGCAATGGCCGCCCCAGCGGACAGCATGGCGATTCGCGATGCGGCGCTGGCCGATATGGTCGCGTGGGACTTTACCGAAGGTCTGACTACCGAAGTCGGCCCGCGCCCCGCCGGCACGCAGCAGGAAGCGCGCGCGCGCGACTGGGCCGTGGCGAAGCTCAAAGCGCTGGGCTTCTCCAACGTGCACGCGGAACCCTATACCATGCCGGTCTGGGTGCGCGGGCGTGATGAAGCGAAGATTCTGTCCCCCTACCCGCAAAATCTGGTTCTGGCCGCGCTGGGCAATAGCGGATCGACATCGGACAAGGGGCTGGAGGGCGAAGTCGTCTATTTCCCGACCATAGCCGATCTGGAAGCTGCGCCCGCCGCCAGCGTGAAAGGCAAGATCGCCTTCGTCAGCCACGGCATGGAAGCGACGCAGGACGGCTCCTCTTATGGCTATTTCGGCGCGGCACGTCGGCAGGGACCAAGCATCGCATCGAAAAAGGGCGCGATAGCCATCCTGATTCGATCCATCGGCACCGATCATCATCGCGTGCCGCATACCGGCGTGCAGATGTGGGCGCCGGGCGTGACGCCTATCCCGGCAGCGGCGCTCAGCGTGCCGGATGCCGAACAGCTTGTCCGCATGATTGGGCGGGGGCAGCCGGTTAAGCTGCACCTGACCTTGACGTCGAAGATGCTCAAGGACCAGCCTTCGGGCAATGTCTTCGCCGAAATCCCCGGCAGCGATCCTGCGGCTGGCATAGTCGTGGCGGCCTGCCATCTCGACAGTTGGGATCAGGGGACCGGCGCGATCGACGATGCTACAGGATGCGGCATCGCTGCGGCTTCCGCGTTGCAGGTGGCCAAGAGCGGTACCCCCCGCCGCACCATTCGCGTGCTGATGGCAGGCGCGGAAGAAGTCGGCGGCGACGGCGCGCGCGCCTATTTCAAGGCGCATGGGGCGGAAAAGCACGCTCTGGCGATCGAATCGGATTTCGGCGCGGATCGGGTTTGGCGCGTGGATTTCAAACTGCCGCAGGGGCATGAAGCATTGGCAAAGCAGATCGCCGCCGGGCTTGCGCCGCTGGGCGTGGGGGCCAGCGGACAGGAAGCGGGCGGCGGCGCGGACATCGCTCCACTGGTGAAGGCAGGCGTCCCTGTCATCGACCTGCAACAGGATGGCACGCGCTATTTCGACCTGCACCACACGCCCGACGATACGCTGGACAAGGTCGATCCGGTGCAGTTGCGTCAGAATGTCGCGGCTTGGGCCGTCACGTTAAACCTTGTCGCCAACGCTTCAGAAACATTGGGCATTAACTGA
- a CDS encoding WYL domain-containing protein gives MDQVFSAQAFPILAALSATHGVRSFAVERDGFDIDLDSKILFEIHQIMGNTAFPKSKTMEVNYRDYDGQINRREIDIKCAYKFNKSFYIDAECWLRGGIRSFKLDNISTFKLEDKMFIDDIKLSKDIDDSDFFIHPKKWGQFRKSAMFLRQHTIKRSASKQDTFEIVARFIWNCLSAGYWSDFATPQQAVGAALLAETFIAETVPDWDITEAELMIGKAPKSVFFGALASISEFRNAHEQ, from the coding sequence TTGGATCAAGTATTTTCAGCGCAGGCATTTCCAATTTTAGCCGCCCTTTCTGCCACACATGGCGTGCGGTCGTTCGCTGTTGAGAGAGATGGCTTTGACATTGATTTAGATTCAAAAATACTTTTTGAGATTCATCAAATCATGGGCAACACAGCATTCCCAAAATCAAAGACGATGGAGGTAAATTATCGCGATTACGATGGGCAAATAAATAGACGAGAAATTGACATAAAATGTGCATATAAGTTTAATAAGTCATTTTACATTGATGCAGAATGCTGGTTGCGTGGTGGAATTAGGTCATTCAAATTAGATAATATTTCAACATTCAAACTAGAAGATAAAATGTTTATTGACGATATCAAATTATCTAAAGATATAGATGATTCTGATTTTTTTATACATCCGAAAAAATGGGGTCAATTTAGAAAATCTGCTATGTTCTTGCGTCAGCATACTATAAAAAGGTCAGCTAGCAAACAGGATACATTTGAAATAGTTGCACGGTTCATTTGGAATTGTTTGAGTGCTGGCTACTGGAGTGATTTTGCGACACCTCAGCAAGCTGTAGGAGCCGCCCTTTTAGCTGAAACATTTATCGCAGAGACGGTGCCAGACTGGGACATCACTGAAGCAGAACTGATGATCGGTAAAGCACCAAAGTCGGTATTTTTCGGAGCATTGGCATCAATCAGCGAATTTCGTAATGCGCATGAACAGTAA
- a CDS encoding recombinase family protein, producing the protein MNRIAYYRVSTGGQSIEAQRQVLGDGFDKEFADEGISGATMAADRPGFGKLLSYVREGDTLYVAALDRLGRDALDVQATVRRLLDMGVTLDVRGLGAIGRGVGELIVAVLAQIADMERSRIKERCDAGREAAKVALQATGRTHRGKEGLGRPKAGDAAQVAAWRKENAASISQTMAQFGISRATVARYCAG; encoded by the coding sequence TTGAACCGCATCGCATATTATCGTGTTAGCACTGGTGGGCAGAGCATCGAAGCCCAGCGGCAAGTGCTTGGTGATGGCTTTGATAAAGAGTTTGCGGACGAAGGCATAAGCGGTGCCACGATGGCGGCAGATCGCCCAGGCTTCGGGAAACTGCTGTCATATGTGCGTGAAGGCGATACCCTTTATGTGGCTGCACTAGATCGCCTGGGCCGCGATGCCCTGGACGTTCAGGCAACAGTGCGCCGGTTGCTGGATATGGGCGTGACGCTGGATGTTCGTGGGCTAGGGGCAATCGGTCGCGGCGTTGGCGAGTTGATTGTCGCGGTCCTTGCCCAGATTGCAGACATGGAACGCTCTAGAATCAAGGAACGGTGCGATGCTGGGCGAGAAGCTGCCAAGGTGGCGCTACAGGCTACAGGGCGCACACACCGGGGTAAGGAGGGGCTAGGCAGGCCCAAGGCCGGTGATGCTGCCCAGGTGGCCGCATGGCGTAAGGAGAACGCGGCGAGCATTTCTCAGACGATGGCGCAATTCGGTATTAGCCGTGCGACGGTGGCCCGCTACTGCGCGGGGTAG
- a CDS encoding DUF262 domain-containing protein, producing the protein MALEDEVKAARTEIVSDGYDMSIGEVMNLYRDNELKIDPAFQRLFRWDETRKTRFIESLLLGIPIPPIFVFQDEKGVWELIDGLQRLSTVFQFTGILKGDANGLTLEGTQFLPSLSGKRWEDSDRGIGDGIGSLQQLQIKRARVRVEILKMESDAKAKYELFQRLNTGGAGLTEQEVRNCIAVMVNKQLFDLLIRLSNNFDFVTTTAQTETAIEAQAGVELALRFLAFRNVAYERGLDVHEYLTNALLTMASDEGFDEIVEESDFTKTFDYLNAALGDSAFRRWDGNSFKGKFLISVFEVLAFGVSKNIVALDAMDAAERKSFLVSKAKELWNNETFKANSGGGTRGTTRLVNLLPMAEEFLKP; encoded by the coding sequence ATGGCGCTGGAAGATGAAGTAAAGGCGGCTCGAACGGAGATAGTGTCAGACGGATACGATATGTCGATCGGTGAAGTGATGAACCTTTATCGAGATAACGAGCTAAAGATTGATCCAGCTTTTCAACGGCTTTTCCGGTGGGATGAAACCCGGAAGACACGCTTCATAGAATCTCTGCTGTTAGGAATCCCAATCCCGCCTATTTTCGTATTCCAGGATGAAAAAGGTGTGTGGGAGCTTATCGATGGTTTGCAACGCCTTTCTACAGTCTTTCAATTCACCGGGATTTTGAAAGGCGACGCGAATGGCCTCACGCTTGAAGGAACACAATTTTTGCCAAGTCTGTCCGGCAAGCGTTGGGAGGATTCAGATAGGGGCATTGGAGATGGCATCGGATCGTTGCAGCAGTTACAGATTAAACGTGCGCGAGTTCGCGTAGAAATCCTAAAAATGGAAAGTGATGCAAAGGCCAAGTATGAGCTATTTCAGCGGCTCAATACAGGTGGCGCAGGCCTTACTGAACAGGAAGTTAGGAATTGTATTGCCGTTATGGTAAACAAGCAACTTTTTGATCTTCTTATTCGATTATCGAACAACTTTGATTTTGTCACGACTACTGCGCAAACCGAAACCGCTATTGAAGCACAGGCAGGAGTTGAGTTGGCTCTTCGCTTTCTTGCCTTTCGCAATGTTGCATACGAGCGTGGACTCGATGTGCACGAATATCTGACCAATGCGCTTTTGACGATGGCCTCTGATGAAGGCTTTGACGAGATCGTCGAAGAAAGCGATTTCACTAAGACGTTTGATTATTTGAATGCTGCTCTGGGAGATAGCGCATTCCGCCGCTGGGATGGAAACAGCTTCAAAGGGAAATTTCTCATTTCGGTTTTCGAAGTTCTAGCTTTTGGCGTGTCGAAAAATATCGTCGCGCTTGATGCGATGGATGCGGCGGAGCGCAAATCATTTCTAGTAAGCAAAGCGAAGGAACTTTGGAACAATGAAACCTTCAAGGCAAACTCAGGTGGAGGAACCCGCGGCACCACACGCCTAGTAAATCTTTTGCCGATGGCTGAAGAGTTCTTGAAGCCCTAA
- a CDS encoding MAE_28990/MAE_18760 family HEPN-like nuclease produces MAKIRSLDQLQDTLDGELGWRIKEVLNLKMSISGTKSLAQSTLIRAGIALLYAHWEGFIKSASLSYAEYVSTRGLKFEDLKPCFIVLGLRGRLELLAVNRKNAPSVEALHFVQSKLSENAIFNLSNAINTESNLSSSVFENISGSIGIDTSGYSSYYNLIDESLLKRRNKVAHGEYLDINAIEWKDLADTIIQLMRSYKTDIQNAATLGSFKAP; encoded by the coding sequence ATGGCAAAAATACGCTCATTAGACCAACTACAAGATACTCTAGATGGCGAACTTGGGTGGCGGATTAAGGAAGTCCTAAATCTCAAGATGAGTATTTCTGGCACAAAATCTTTAGCTCAATCCACTCTCATCAGAGCTGGAATTGCCCTTTTATACGCGCATTGGGAAGGTTTTATTAAAAGTGCCTCTCTTTCATATGCAGAATATGTTTCAACTCGTGGACTAAAATTTGAAGATTTGAAGCCATGTTTTATTGTTCTCGGCCTCAGAGGAAGACTAGAACTACTAGCTGTTAATAGAAAAAATGCGCCTTCGGTAGAGGCTTTACACTTCGTTCAATCAAAGCTAAGTGAAAATGCAATATTTAATCTTTCGAATGCAATAAACACAGAATCAAATTTAAGTTCATCTGTTTTTGAAAACATATCTGGATCGATAGGAATTGATACAAGCGGATATTCTTCATATTATAATTTGATCGATGAAAGCTTGTTAAAAAGAAGAAACAAGGTAGCTCATGGAGAATATCTTGATATTAACGCAATTGAATGGAAAGATCTAGCGGACACAATTATACAACTTATGAGATCATATAAAACTGACATTCAGAATGCTGCCACACTCGGCTCTTTTAAAGCACCGTAG
- a CDS encoding DnaT-like ssDNA-binding protein, protein MTDTAPALIVGTNSYTTLAQANEVATSRLFAAPWHAANDATRAKAIITATAILDNMRWQGRKLAPTQPLAWPRVPSRAVLGYPLAVDIVPSVVGATVDLAIHLLASGGPGGGPAIMQRMLGDSMVMYYASTPDELPKHVRRQIEPYLYMPSAHNAEVQF, encoded by the coding sequence ATGACCGACACCGCACCGGCGTTGATCGTCGGAACCAATAGTTACACCACGCTTGCCCAGGCCAATGAGGTTGCGACTTCCCGATTGTTCGCTGCGCCTTGGCACGCTGCAAACGACGCCACCCGCGCGAAGGCGATCATCACGGCAACTGCAATCCTCGACAACATGCGTTGGCAGGGCCGCAAGCTTGCACCCACTCAGCCGTTGGCATGGCCGCGCGTTCCATCGCGCGCAGTGCTGGGCTATCCCCTGGCTGTCGACATCGTTCCGTCTGTTGTCGGGGCGACCGTTGACCTCGCTATCCACCTTCTCGCTTCCGGCGGCCCAGGCGGCGGCCCCGCAATCATGCAGCGTATGCTGGGTGACTCTATGGTCATGTATTACGCCAGCACGCCGGACGAATTGCCAAAGCACGTTCGCCGCCAGATTGAGCCATATCTCTACATGCCGTCCGCCCACAATGCGGAGGTGCAATTCTAA